From one Vibrio neonatus genomic stretch:
- a CDS encoding HAD family hydrolase encodes MTQSLYVFDLDDTLIDGDSAMLWHQYLVEHAIIQDPNFLAEDQRLMSLYAEGKLDMQQYLDFATAPLTKITQADLAVLADNFTQQCIAPLVFPQAKDLLDNLQQSNTTVVLISATVDYLVQAIAKMLGIKHAYGIQLESNQSYLQSQIKGIATFREGKVTCLEQWLEQHPSFKEHHIVFYSDSINDKPMCLRADSTFVVNPCPQLSVAAHINGWPALNWAL; translated from the coding sequence GTGACTCAGTCTCTATACGTTTTTGATCTAGACGATACCCTTATCGATGGAGACAGCGCTATGCTCTGGCATCAATATCTAGTCGAACATGCCATCATTCAAGACCCTAATTTTTTAGCCGAAGACCAAAGATTGATGAGCTTATATGCCGAAGGCAAACTGGATATGCAGCAATATTTAGATTTTGCTACTGCGCCACTGACCAAGATCACACAAGCTGATCTGGCTGTGCTCGCCGATAACTTTACTCAGCAATGCATTGCGCCTTTGGTTTTTCCACAAGCCAAAGATCTGCTGGATAATTTACAGCAGTCAAACACTACCGTGGTGCTTATCTCAGCCACCGTTGATTATCTGGTGCAAGCGATTGCCAAAATGCTAGGTATAAAACACGCCTACGGCATTCAACTAGAAAGCAATCAGTCTTACCTGCAAAGCCAAATTAAAGGCATTGCGACTTTTCGTGAAGGGAAAGTCACCTGCCTAGAGCAATGGCTAGAACAGCATCCTAGCTTTAAAGAGCATCACATCGTGTTTTATTCCGATTCTATTAACGATAAGCCCATGTGTTTACGTGCCGATAGCACATTTGTGGTCAACCCTTGCCCGCAACTTTCCGTAGCCGCGCACATCAATGGCTGGCCAGCATTAAACTGGGCTCTATAA
- the phnX gene encoding phosphonoacetaldehyde hydrolase: protein MSNSTVQAVIFDWAGTIVDFGSFAPTTIFVEAFKREFDFELSLDEAREPMGLGKWDHIQAVGRIPSVKLRWIERFGSAMCSEDIDRIYQTFMPLQKAKVADHAEPIPHALEVVNALKQKGIKIGSCSGYPRQVMDILVNSAKDYGYHPDCVIATDDLPQGGRPAPFMALQNVIELGVTDVRQCIKVDDAAPGIDEGNNAGMWTVGLLLSGNEAGLTLEQYLNADEETLALARQKAKAKLEKSQPHYLIDTIADFPEVVADIERRLAAGERP, encoded by the coding sequence ATGTCTAATTCAACTGTTCAAGCTGTCATCTTCGATTGGGCGGGAACCATTGTCGATTTTGGCTCATTTGCCCCTACTACTATTTTTGTTGAAGCGTTCAAGCGTGAATTCGATTTCGAATTATCTCTTGATGAAGCCAGAGAGCCAATGGGTCTAGGTAAGTGGGATCATATCCAAGCTGTTGGGCGCATTCCATCGGTTAAGCTACGTTGGATTGAACGTTTTGGCAGTGCCATGTGTAGCGAAGATATTGATCGCATCTACCAAACCTTTATGCCACTGCAAAAAGCGAAAGTTGCCGATCACGCAGAGCCTATTCCTCATGCGTTAGAAGTTGTCAACGCATTGAAACAAAAAGGCATTAAGATTGGTTCGTGTTCGGGCTACCCTCGACAAGTGATGGATATACTGGTCAATTCAGCCAAAGATTATGGTTATCATCCTGATTGCGTGATCGCTACCGATGATTTACCACAAGGCGGACGCCCTGCTCCATTTATGGCACTGCAAAACGTCATTGAACTGGGCGTTACTGATGTGCGTCAATGCATTAAAGTCGATGATGCCGCGCCGGGGATCGACGAAGGCAATAACGCCGGTATGTGGACAGTAGGACTGCTACTTTCTGGCAATGAAGCAGGCCTTACTTTAGAGCAATACCTCAATGCAGACGAAGAAACTCTTGCTCTAGCCCGCCAAAAAGCCAAAGCTAAGCTAGAAAAAAGTCAGCCTCACTATCTGATTGATACTATTGCAGACTTTCCAGAAGTTGTCGCTGATATCGAGCGCCGACTAGCCGCTGGCGAACGCCCTTAA
- a CDS encoding ArsR/SmtB family transcription factor: MQLEHVAKALKELGHPTRLSIYKLAVKAGHQGVPVGDIQQQLNIPSSTLSHHISNLSSAGLLSQRREGRTLFCIAQYENLQQVIDFLQDECCLDEYCLSESK; the protein is encoded by the coding sequence ATGCAACTAGAACACGTCGCCAAAGCACTAAAAGAACTTGGTCATCCCACACGTCTCAGTATTTATAAATTGGCGGTAAAAGCCGGTCATCAAGGTGTGCCTGTTGGTGATATTCAGCAACAATTGAATATCCCTAGCTCCACGCTCTCTCATCATATTTCCAACTTATCTTCTGCCGGATTGCTTTCTCAAAGACGTGAAGGTCGCACCTTATTTTGCATTGCTCAGTACGAAAATCTGCAACAGGTTATCGATTTCCTACAAGACGAATGTTGCCTAGACGAATATTGCCTCAGCGAATCAAAATAA
- a CDS encoding permease, producing the protein MNNQLLSMAQEAGHMFLFLAAELTVLFLAISYLVGVLQEFITPQKIQSILSSKNGRGYFVAALLGSITPFCSCSTIPFLKGLLRARAGFGPMMVFLFASPLLNPVIIGLFVVTFGFKVAIFYFAIAMLVSVVSGYVLEKLGFEKYVRQEAYQADSAQSSCSATNTCAESSSESCGESNEPMIASTSCCTSGKANADKTQQPEPTLQLNTNCDGTISLQKTELSRWVRIWASTWKDFKQVLPYLLIGILIGSFIYGFIPTDLIAKYAGDKVWYAIPIAAIIGIPLYIRAEAVIPLSAALVQKGMALGSVMALIIGSAGASLTEVILLKSIFKNPLIAAFLVVILGMAMGAGYLYNFMF; encoded by the coding sequence ATGAACAACCAATTATTAAGCATGGCGCAAGAAGCAGGACATATGTTCCTATTTTTAGCCGCAGAACTGACCGTTTTATTTCTTGCCATTAGTTATTTGGTAGGAGTACTACAAGAATTCATTACACCGCAAAAGATCCAATCGATCCTGAGCTCAAAAAATGGACGAGGATACTTTGTTGCCGCACTTTTAGGCTCAATAACGCCGTTTTGTTCTTGCTCAACCATTCCTTTTTTAAAAGGTTTGCTAAGAGCTCGCGCAGGGTTTGGGCCTATGATGGTATTCCTATTCGCCAGCCCGTTACTTAATCCGGTCATTATTGGGCTATTTGTGGTCACCTTTGGCTTTAAAGTGGCGATATTTTATTTTGCTATCGCAATGTTAGTATCCGTAGTCTCTGGTTATGTACTGGAAAAGTTAGGTTTTGAAAAGTATGTACGCCAAGAAGCTTACCAAGCAGACAGTGCGCAAAGCTCTTGCTCTGCAACAAATACCTGTGCTGAGAGCAGTAGTGAAAGTTGTGGTGAATCTAATGAACCAATGATAGCGAGTACTTCTTGCTGTACTTCAGGCAAGGCAAATGCCGATAAAACACAACAACCAGAACCAACACTGCAATTAAACACCAACTGTGATGGCACAATTTCACTACAAAAAACAGAGCTAAGCCGCTGGGTTCGCATTTGGGCATCCACTTGGAAAGACTTTAAGCAAGTACTTCCTTACTTGTTGATCGGTATTTTGATTGGTTCATTCATTTATGGCTTCATCCCAACTGACCTAATTGCAAAATACGCCGGTGACAAAGTGTGGTACGCCATTCCTATTGCCGCCATTATTGGTATTCCCCTTTATATTCGCGCAGAAGCTGTGATTCCTTTAAGTGCGGCATTGGTGCAAAAAGGCATGGCGCTAGGGTCAGTAATGGCATTGATTATTGGCAGTGCAGGCGCAAGTTTAACCGAGGTTATTTTGCTTAAATCTATATTTAAGAACCCATTAATTGCGGCATTTTTAGTAGTGATCTTAGGGATGGCAATGGGCGCAGGTTATCTATATAACTTCATGTTTTAA